From Micromonospora rhizosphaerae, the proteins below share one genomic window:
- a CDS encoding thiamine phosphate synthase, which translates to MAPAPSGLLVLTDRRQARRPLPEVVAATVDGGVRWVVLREKDLPRAERAALAAELRPVLAEAGGTLIVAGPDPLDGDAVHLPAAGPYPPPSYGLVGRSCHDHSELARLTTEDYATLSPVYPTRTKPGYGPPLHPEGLRELIQASPVPILALGGVETPDQVHACIEAGAVGVAVLGAVMRAEDPTEAATRLTAPFEVPRSRRGRTAVSGTGLRPTVTTEESSLTARSGRGRPQPSSATTDEPRGTEE; encoded by the coding sequence ATCGCGCCTGCGCCGTCCGGGCTCCTGGTGCTCACCGACCGACGGCAGGCGCGGCGGCCGTTGCCGGAGGTGGTCGCCGCGACAGTCGACGGGGGAGTGCGCTGGGTGGTGCTGCGGGAGAAGGACCTGCCGCGCGCCGAACGGGCCGCCCTCGCCGCCGAGCTGCGCCCGGTCCTCGCCGAGGCGGGCGGCACCCTGATCGTCGCCGGCCCCGACCCCCTCGACGGCGACGCCGTCCACCTGCCCGCCGCCGGCCCGTACCCACCGCCGAGCTACGGCCTGGTCGGCCGCTCCTGCCACGACCACTCCGAACTCGCGCGACTCACCACAGAGGACTACGCCACCCTCTCGCCCGTCTATCCAACGAGGACGAAGCCCGGCTACGGCCCACCCCTGCACCCCGAGGGACTCCGCGAGCTGATCCAGGCCAGCCCCGTGCCGATCCTCGCCCTAGGCGGAGTGGAGACCCCGGACCAGGTGCACGCCTGCATCGAGGCGGGAGCGGTGGGAGTGGCAGTGCTCGGCGCGGTGATGCGAGCGGAAGACCCGACCGAGGCAGCCACCAGGCTGACCGCCCCCTTCGAGGTGCCGCGAAGCCGGCGCGGACGCACGGCGGTCTCCGGTACGGGGCTGCGGCCGACCGTGACCACGGAGGAATCAAGCCTGACCGCCCGGAGTGGGCGCGGTCGGCCGCAGCCCTCAAGCGCAACCACCGACGAACCGCGAGGCACGGAAGAGTGA
- the thiS gene encoding sulfur carrier protein ThiS codes for MELTVNGARRILPGGSTVADLVRAVTDQQRGLAVAVNGEVVPRGGWPASALRDGDRVEVLSAAQGG; via the coding sequence GTGGAATTGACCGTGAACGGCGCCCGGCGGATCCTGCCCGGCGGCTCGACGGTGGCGGACCTGGTCCGTGCGGTCACCGACCAGCAGCGCGGCCTCGCGGTCGCGGTGAACGGCGAGGTGGTGCCGCGCGGCGGCTGGCCGGCGTCGGCACTGCGCGACGGCGACCGGGTCGAGGTGCTCAGCGCCGCCCAGGGCGGGTGA
- the thiO gene encoding glycine oxidase ThiO produces the protein MLTRPDVAVVGAGPVGLAIAWRCAARGLRVVVHDPAPGSGASHVAAGMLSPVAEAYFGEHELTALLADSAARWPAFAAELAEAAGVGFGHRTEGTLVVGLTGDDLAEARRLWSYQRGLGLPITPLRPSKLRDREPALAPRVRGGAVAAGDHQVDPRRLVAALRVAAERAGATLVPDAVARLSDLDAGVTVVAAGCGAAALTGLPVRPVKGQVLRLRAPGRGAPGFRHVIRGYADGESVYLVPRDTGEVVVGATVEERADTEVTAGAVLRLLRAAVDLVPELAEYDLVEASAGLRPGTPDNAPILGPLPGRPGVLAATGHHRHGIVLTPVTADLIAQLIVTGEADPLLAPFTPDRFVAEEERTWN, from the coding sequence GTGCTGACCCGACCGGACGTCGCGGTGGTGGGGGCGGGACCGGTCGGGCTGGCGATCGCCTGGCGCTGCGCGGCGCGCGGACTGCGGGTGGTCGTGCACGATCCGGCCCCCGGTTCCGGTGCGTCGCACGTCGCCGCCGGGATGCTCTCGCCGGTCGCCGAGGCGTACTTCGGGGAGCACGAACTGACCGCGCTGCTCGCCGACTCCGCCGCCCGCTGGCCGGCGTTCGCCGCCGAGCTGGCCGAGGCCGCGGGCGTCGGGTTCGGACACCGCACCGAGGGCACGCTGGTGGTCGGGCTGACCGGGGACGATCTGGCCGAGGCGCGGCGGCTGTGGTCGTACCAGCGGGGTTTGGGACTGCCGATCACGCCGCTGCGCCCGTCGAAGCTGCGGGACCGCGAGCCGGCGCTGGCGCCGCGGGTGCGCGGCGGCGCGGTCGCGGCGGGCGACCACCAGGTCGACCCGCGGCGGCTCGTCGCCGCGCTGCGCGTTGCCGCCGAGCGGGCCGGCGCGACGCTGGTGCCCGACGCGGTGGCCCGGCTCTCCGATTTGGACGCCGGGGTCACCGTGGTGGCGGCCGGCTGCGGGGCCGCGGCGCTGACCGGGCTGCCGGTCCGGCCGGTGAAGGGGCAGGTGCTCCGGCTCCGCGCGCCCGGTCGCGGCGCGCCGGGCTTCCGGCACGTGATCCGGGGGTACGCCGACGGCGAGTCGGTCTACCTGGTGCCCCGGGACACCGGCGAGGTGGTGGTCGGGGCGACGGTCGAGGAGCGCGCGGACACCGAGGTGACCGCCGGGGCGGTGCTGCGGCTGCTCCGCGCCGCCGTCGACCTGGTCCCCGAGCTGGCCGAGTACGACCTGGTCGAGGCGTCCGCCGGGCTGCGCCCCGGTACGCCGGACAACGCGCCGATCCTCGGGCCGCTGCCCGGGCGCCCCGGCGTCCTCGCGGCCACCGGCCACCATCGGCACGGCATCGTGCTCACCCCGGTCACCGCCGACCTGATCGCCCAGCTGATCGTCACCGGCGAGGCGGACCCGCTCCTCGCCCCCTTCACCCCCGACCGATTCGTAGCCGAGGAGGAGCGTACGTGGAATTGA
- the thiE gene encoding thiamine phosphate synthase produces the protein MPSLGRLHLITDTRPGRDPLAVLRAALPVARAELVVQVRVEDDATDRQAYDLARRVVALCAPYRATCLVNDRLHVALAVGAAGGHVGADDLPVGAARRVLGSTAVLGATAREPLAAAEAAAAGASYLGVGPCHATSTKRGLPAPVGPDGVRAVADSVAVPVIAIGGVTAASVPTLRAAGAYGVAVVGALSGAVDPGRATAELLGALTC, from the coding sequence GTGCCGTCCCTGGGACGACTGCATCTGATCACCGACACCCGGCCGGGGCGAGACCCGCTCGCCGTGCTGCGCGCCGCCCTCCCGGTGGCCCGCGCCGAACTGGTCGTCCAGGTCCGGGTGGAGGACGACGCCACCGACCGCCAGGCGTACGACCTGGCCCGACGGGTGGTCGCGCTCTGCGCGCCCTACCGGGCGACCTGCCTGGTCAACGACCGGCTGCACGTGGCGCTCGCGGTCGGCGCCGCCGGCGGCCACGTCGGCGCGGACGACCTGCCGGTCGGGGCGGCCCGTCGGGTGCTCGGCTCCACCGCCGTGCTCGGCGCCACCGCCCGGGAACCGCTCGCCGCCGCCGAGGCGGCCGCCGCCGGGGCCAGCTACCTGGGCGTCGGCCCGTGCCACGCCACCAGCACCAAGCGCGGGTTGCCGGCCCCGGTCGGCCCCGACGGGGTCCGCGCGGTCGCCGACTCCGTGGCCGTGCCGGTGATCGCGATCGGCGGGGTCACCGCCGCGTCGGTGCCGACGTTGCGCGCCGCCGGGGCGTACGGGGTGGCGGTGGTCGGGGCGCTCTCCGGCGCCGTCGATCCCGGGCGCGCGACGGCGGAGCTGCTCGGGGCGCTGACGTGCTGA
- a CDS encoding ABC-F family ATP-binding cassette domain-containing protein: MGYVDVAAVGHILPDGRELFSDVSFRVGEGAKVALVGPNGAGKTTLLRMVAGDLPVKAGVVSRSGGLGVMRQFIGMIGDDSTLADLALSLAPPALRDAGRRLAATEAAMREAEVRGKYSTAAGKAQLAYADALAAWGEGGGYDAEVLFDTVATIVLDLPWDAARDRPVRTLSGGQQKRFALELLLRGTDEVLLLDEPDNFLDVPGKRWLEARLRESGKSVLYVSHDRELLAQTADRVVAVEGGSAWVHPGGFASWHEARVARHDRLDELRKRWDEEHEKLRELMLMYKQKAAYNSGMASRYQAAQTRLRKFEEAGPPPVPPKDQDIRMRLTGGRTGKRAVIAEQLELDGLTYPFDLEIWYGDRVAVLGANGTGKSHFLRLLARGGSDPDPANTPVDGAAGLARVAHDGVVRLGARVRPGHFSQTHDRPELMAKTLVDILWRGDEHRAGMDRHAAMAALGRYELAGQGDQRFGTLSGGQQARFLVLLLELSGATLLLLDEPTDNLDLASAEALEAGLAAFEGTVIAVTHDRWFTRSFDRFVLFRGDGEVLETPEPVWNVK; the protein is encoded by the coding sequence GTGGGATACGTGGACGTGGCGGCGGTCGGGCACATCCTGCCGGACGGCCGGGAGCTCTTCTCCGACGTGTCGTTCCGGGTCGGTGAGGGCGCCAAGGTCGCCCTGGTCGGGCCGAACGGCGCCGGCAAGACCACGCTGCTCCGGATGGTCGCCGGAGATCTGCCGGTGAAGGCCGGCGTCGTCTCCCGCTCCGGTGGTCTCGGCGTGATGCGGCAGTTCATCGGCATGATCGGGGACGACTCCACGCTCGCCGACCTCGCACTGTCGCTCGCCCCGCCGGCGCTGCGCGACGCCGGCCGCCGGCTCGCCGCAACCGAGGCGGCCATGCGCGAGGCCGAGGTGCGCGGCAAGTACAGCACCGCCGCCGGCAAGGCCCAGCTGGCGTACGCGGACGCGCTCGCGGCCTGGGGCGAGGGCGGCGGGTACGACGCCGAGGTGCTCTTCGACACCGTCGCCACCATCGTGCTCGACCTGCCCTGGGACGCCGCCCGGGACCGTCCGGTGCGGACACTGTCGGGCGGGCAGCAGAAGCGTTTCGCCCTCGAACTGCTGCTCCGCGGCACCGACGAGGTGCTGCTCCTCGACGAGCCGGACAACTTCCTCGACGTGCCCGGCAAGCGCTGGCTGGAGGCGCGGCTGCGCGAGTCCGGCAAGTCGGTGCTCTACGTCTCGCACGACCGGGAGCTGCTGGCGCAGACCGCCGACCGGGTGGTCGCGGTGGAGGGCGGCAGCGCCTGGGTGCACCCCGGCGGCTTCGCCAGCTGGCACGAGGCGCGGGTGGCCCGGCACGACCGCCTCGACGAGCTGCGCAAGCGCTGGGACGAGGAGCACGAGAAGCTGCGCGAGCTGATGCTGATGTACAAGCAGAAGGCCGCGTACAACTCGGGGATGGCCTCGCGGTACCAGGCCGCGCAGACCCGGTTGCGCAAGTTCGAGGAGGCCGGGCCGCCGCCCGTACCCCCGAAGGATCAGGACATCCGGATGCGCCTGACCGGCGGGCGGACCGGCAAGCGCGCGGTGATCGCCGAGCAGCTCGAGCTCGACGGTCTGACCTACCCCTTCGACCTGGAGATCTGGTACGGCGACCGGGTCGCCGTGCTCGGTGCGAACGGGACCGGCAAGTCGCACTTCCTGCGGCTGCTGGCGCGGGGCGGCAGCGATCCGGACCCGGCCAACACCCCGGTCGACGGCGCGGCCGGGCTGGCGCGGGTGGCCCACGACGGCGTGGTCCGACTCGGTGCCCGGGTGCGGCCCGGGCACTTCTCGCAGACCCACGACCGGCCCGAGCTGATGGCGAAGACCCTGGTCGATATCCTCTGGCGGGGCGACGAACACCGGGCCGGGATGGACCGGCACGCGGCGATGGCCGCGCTCGGCCGGTACGAGCTGGCCGGACAGGGCGACCAGCGGTTCGGCACCCTCTCCGGTGGCCAGCAGGCCCGGTTCCTCGTCCTGCTGCTGGAGCTGTCCGGGGCGACTCTGCTGCTGCTCGACGAGCCCACCGACAACCTCGACCTGGCTTCCGCCGAGGCGCTGGAGGCGGGGCTGGCCGCGTTCGAGGGGACGGTGATCGCGGTGACCCACGACCGATGGTTCACCCGCTCCTTCGACCGGTTCGTGCTGTTCCGCGGCGACGGTGAGGTGCTGGAGACCCCGGAGCCGGTCTGGAACGTGAAGTGA
- a CDS encoding class I SAM-dependent methyltransferase — protein sequence MTGDHYFTAEPTTAAHPREVQFSVAGRDFTLASASGVFSADRLDPGTTVLLRKAELPAADTTGPLLDLGCGFGPITCVLATSAPPATVWAVDVNERARQLTAMNAERVGAADRVRVVAPDEVPTDVSFTQLWSNPPIRIGKDELHDLLRRWLPRLAPDGVAWLVVARHLGGDSLHRWLVEQGWQVDRHASQKGYRVLRVTR from the coding sequence GTGACCGGCGACCATTACTTCACCGCGGAACCCACGACCGCCGCCCACCCGCGCGAGGTCCAGTTCTCCGTCGCCGGACGCGACTTCACCCTCGCGTCGGCCAGCGGCGTCTTCTCGGCCGACCGCCTCGACCCCGGCACCACCGTGCTGCTGCGCAAGGCGGAACTGCCGGCGGCGGACACCACCGGTCCGCTGCTCGACCTGGGGTGCGGCTTCGGGCCGATCACCTGCGTGCTGGCCACCAGCGCGCCGCCGGCCACCGTCTGGGCGGTCGACGTCAACGAGCGCGCCCGGCAGCTCACCGCCATGAACGCCGAGCGGGTCGGCGCCGCCGACCGGGTCCGGGTCGTCGCCCCGGACGAGGTACCGACGGACGTCTCGTTCACCCAGCTCTGGTCCAACCCGCCGATCCGGATCGGCAAGGACGAGCTGCACGACCTGCTGCGCCGCTGGCTGCCCCGGCTCGCCCCGGACGGGGTCGCCTGGCTGGTCGTCGCCCGGCACCTCGGCGGCGACTCGCTGCACCGCTGGCTCGTCGAGCAGGGCTGGCAGGTCGACCGGCACGCCAGCCAGAAGGGCTACCGGGTGCTGCGGGTCACCCGGTAA
- a CDS encoding thiazole synthase has product MSFELGGETFGSRLILGTGGAANLHVLEQAIRASGTELVTVALRRVDTAPGTAGALLDLLDRCGVKLLPNTAGCYTAGEAVKVAHLAREAFDTDRVKLEVIGDERTLLPDGVELLRAAEELVGDGFVVLPYTSDDPILARRLADVGCAAVMPAGAPIGSGLGVSNPHHIRLIRQSVDVPVILDAGIGTASDAALAMELGCDAVLLASAVTRAADPVAMATAMRYAVEAGRLAAGAGRIARRFHALPSTPDEGRPDL; this is encoded by the coding sequence ATGTCGTTCGAACTGGGCGGCGAGACGTTCGGATCGCGGCTGATCCTCGGCACCGGCGGCGCGGCCAACCTGCACGTGCTGGAGCAGGCGATCCGGGCCTCCGGTACGGAGCTCGTCACCGTGGCGCTGCGCCGGGTGGACACCGCGCCCGGGACCGCCGGTGCGCTGCTCGACCTGCTGGACCGGTGCGGGGTGAAGCTGCTGCCGAACACCGCCGGCTGCTACACCGCGGGCGAGGCGGTGAAGGTGGCCCACCTGGCCCGGGAGGCGTTCGACACCGACCGGGTGAAGCTGGAGGTGATCGGCGACGAGCGGACGCTGCTGCCCGACGGAGTGGAGCTGTTGCGCGCCGCCGAGGAGCTGGTCGGCGACGGATTCGTCGTGCTGCCGTACACCTCGGACGACCCGATCCTGGCCCGCCGGCTGGCCGACGTGGGCTGTGCGGCGGTGATGCCGGCCGGCGCGCCGATCGGCTCCGGGCTGGGCGTGAGCAACCCACACCACATCCGGCTGATCCGGCAGAGCGTGGACGTGCCGGTGATCCTGGACGCCGGCATCGGCACCGCGTCCGACGCGGCGCTCGCCATGGAGCTGGGCTGCGACGCGGTGCTGCTGGCCAGCGCGGTGACCCGGGCCGCCGATCCGGTGGCGATGGCCACCGCGATGCGGTACGCCGTCGAGGCGGGCCGGTTGGCCGCCGGCGCTGGACGGATCGCCCGTCGCTTCCACGCCCTCCCCTCAACTCCCGACGAGGGAAGGCCCGACCTGTGA
- the rplQ gene encoding 50S ribosomal protein L17, protein MPTPTKGPRLGGSPAHERLMLANLASALFQHGKIQTTETKARRLRPLAEQLITKAKRGDLASRRRVLSVVKDKDVVYALFEQIAPRYANRNGGYTRIVKTGPRKGDAAPMAIIELVEELQVAEPKAPRKAAARKAAQQDKLEALAPAEETPASAPADQDSEPPISAAGDTAQAREDDDEVNENKA, encoded by the coding sequence ATGCCCACGCCCACCAAGGGCCCCCGCCTCGGCGGCAGCCCCGCGCACGAGCGGCTGATGTTGGCCAACCTGGCCAGCGCGCTGTTCCAGCACGGCAAGATCCAGACCACCGAGACGAAGGCCCGGCGGCTGCGTCCGCTGGCCGAGCAGCTCATCACCAAGGCCAAGCGCGGCGACCTCGCGTCGCGCCGCCGGGTGCTGAGCGTCGTCAAGGACAAGGACGTGGTCTACGCCCTGTTCGAGCAGATCGCGCCCCGGTACGCCAACCGCAACGGTGGCTACACCCGGATCGTGAAGACCGGTCCGCGCAAGGGTGACGCCGCACCGATGGCGATCATCGAGCTGGTGGAGGAGCTTCAGGTCGCCGAGCCGAAGGCGCCCCGGAAGGCCGCCGCCCGCAAGGCCGCGCAGCAGGACAAGCTCGAGGCGCTGGCCCCGGCCGAGGAGACCCCGGCGTCGGCCCCGGCCGACCAGGACTCCGAGCCGCCGATCTCGGCCGCCGGCGACACCGCCCAGGCGCGCGAGGACGACGACGAGGTCAACGAGAACAAGGCCTGA
- the truA gene encoding tRNA pseudouridine(38-40) synthase TruA — protein MDERIRLRLDVSYDGTGFSGWAAQPTRRTVAGVLTQTLDLVLGVGTATGLTVAGRTDAGVHATGQVCHLDLPTAAWREHEGRLLRRLARLLPTDVRVRAITEVPADFDARFSATFRRYQYRVTDAPWGAEPLRRHDTLAWPKPLDLDALNAAAAGLVGEHDFAAYCRRKENATTLREVTRLDWRRDPDGILVATVQADAFCQAMVRSLVGAMLVAGDGRRPVQWPAGLLTRRERSSEVTVAPAHGLTLVAVGYPDDPAEYARRADLTRRLRVPVAEG, from the coding sequence GTGGACGAGCGGATCCGGCTGCGGCTGGACGTCTCGTACGACGGCACCGGTTTCTCCGGCTGGGCCGCCCAGCCGACCCGGCGCACCGTCGCCGGGGTGCTCACCCAGACGCTGGACCTGGTCCTCGGGGTCGGCACGGCGACCGGGCTGACCGTGGCCGGCCGGACCGACGCCGGCGTACACGCAACCGGTCAGGTCTGCCACCTCGACCTGCCCACCGCCGCCTGGCGGGAGCACGAAGGTCGCCTGCTGCGCCGGCTGGCCCGGCTGCTCCCCACCGACGTGCGGGTACGCGCGATCACCGAGGTCCCGGCCGATTTCGACGCCCGCTTCTCGGCGACCTTCCGCCGCTACCAGTACCGGGTGACCGACGCCCCTTGGGGAGCCGAGCCGCTGCGCCGGCACGACACGCTGGCCTGGCCGAAGCCGCTGGACCTGGACGCGCTGAACGCCGCCGCGGCCGGCCTGGTGGGGGAGCACGACTTCGCCGCGTACTGCCGGCGCAAGGAGAACGCCACCACGTTGCGCGAGGTGACCCGGCTGGACTGGCGGCGGGACCCGGACGGGATCCTGGTTGCCACCGTGCAGGCGGACGCGTTCTGCCAGGCGATGGTCCGCAGCCTGGTCGGTGCGATGCTGGTGGCCGGGGACGGCCGCCGACCGGTCCAATGGCCGGCGGGCCTGCTCACCCGGCGGGAGCGGTCCAGCGAGGTGACCGTGGCACCGGCGCACGGGCTGACCCTGGTGGCGGTGGGCTACCCGGACGACCCGGCCGAGTACGCCCGCCGGGCCGACCTGACCCGCCGGCTCCGGGTGCCGGTCGCCGAGGGCTGA
- a CDS encoding aldo/keto reductase: MDLVTEMTYRRLGDSGLVVSVVGVGCNNFGRKLDLDGTRAVVDAALDVGINFFDTADIYGEPQGSSEELLGQALKGLRDDVVVATKFGMDMHGLNGPDFGARGARRYIARAVEASLRRLGTDHIDLYQMHEPDPGTPIDETLAALDDLVRAGKVRYLGNSNFAGWQIADADWTASSQGRTRFISAQNHYSLLERSVEAEVIPACERFGLGMLPFFPLANGLLTGKYKRKEAPPAGSRLSGGGRYAQRLAAADWDTIEAIEAYAAGRALTMLQVAIGGLAARPAVTSVIAGATTPEQVRANAAAGTWQPSDEDLEALDAIL; this comes from the coding sequence GTGGATCTCGTGACTGAGATGACCTACCGGCGGCTGGGCGACTCCGGGCTCGTGGTGTCCGTGGTCGGCGTCGGCTGCAACAACTTCGGCCGCAAGCTCGACCTCGACGGCACCCGGGCGGTGGTGGACGCGGCGCTCGACGTCGGGATCAACTTCTTCGACACCGCCGACATCTACGGCGAGCCGCAGGGCAGCTCCGAGGAGCTGCTCGGTCAGGCGCTCAAGGGGCTCCGGGACGACGTGGTGGTGGCCACCAAGTTCGGCATGGACATGCACGGCCTCAACGGGCCGGACTTCGGCGCCCGGGGCGCCCGCCGCTACATCGCCCGCGCCGTGGAGGCGTCGCTGCGCCGGCTCGGCACCGACCACATTGACCTGTACCAGATGCACGAGCCCGACCCGGGCACCCCGATCGATGAGACCCTCGCCGCGCTGGACGACCTGGTCCGCGCCGGGAAGGTGCGCTACCTCGGGAACTCCAACTTCGCCGGCTGGCAGATCGCCGACGCCGACTGGACCGCCTCGTCGCAGGGTCGGACCCGCTTCATCTCCGCGCAGAACCACTACAGCCTGCTGGAACGGTCGGTCGAGGCCGAGGTCATTCCCGCCTGCGAGCGGTTCGGCCTCGGCATGCTGCCGTTCTTCCCGCTCGCCAACGGCCTGCTCACCGGCAAGTACAAGCGCAAGGAGGCACCGCCCGCCGGCAGTCGGCTCTCCGGCGGCGGCCGGTACGCGCAGCGCCTGGCCGCCGCGGACTGGGACACCATCGAGGCGATCGAGGCGTACGCGGCCGGTCGGGCGCTCACCATGCTCCAGGTGGCCATCGGTGGGCTGGCCGCCCGGCCGGCGGTGACTTCGGTGATCGCCGGCGCCACCACGCCGGAGCAGGTGCGGGCGAACGCCGCCGCCGGCACCTGGCAGCCCAGCGACGAGGACCTCGAAGCCCTCGACGCCATCCTCTGA